The Raphanus sativus cultivar WK10039 chromosome 2, ASM80110v3, whole genome shotgun sequence genome includes a region encoding these proteins:
- the LOC108839144 gene encoding LOW QUALITY PROTEIN: geranylgeranyl pyrophosphate synthase, chloroplastic/chromoplastic (The sequence of the model RefSeq protein was modified relative to this genomic sequence to represent the inferred CDS: inserted 2 bases in 1 codon), protein MASSVTPLGPWVLHHHHPSTIITQSKTPRSRSHSLVTLKPISLTPKRTVSYTVSSSLVTKEDSNLKSTTSSFDFMSYILRKAESVNRALDSAVPLREPLKIHEAMRYXLLAGGKRVRPVLCIAACELVGGEESLAMPAACAVEMIHTMSLIHDDLPCMDNDDLRRGKPTNHKVYGEDVAVLAGDALLSFAFEHLATATSSDVSPARVVRAVGELAKAIGTEGLVAGQVVDISSEGLDLNDVGLDHLEYIHLHKTAALLEASAVLGGIVGGGSDEEIERLRKFARCIGLLFQVVDDILDVTKSSQELGKTAGKDLIADKLTYPKLMGLEKSREFAEKLNREARDQLLGFDSDKVAPLLALANYIANRQN, encoded by the exons CTTCACCATCACCACCCTTCAACTATCATTACCCAATCCAAAACACCCAGATCCAGATCTCATTCCCTCGTCACCCTTAAACCCATCTCCCTCACCCCAAAACGCACCGTTTCGTACACCGTTTCCTCTTCCCTCGTCACCAAAGAAGACAGCAACCTCAaatccaccacctcctccttcGATTTCATGTCTTACATCCTCCGCAAAGCCGAGTCCGTCAACAGAGCCCTCGACTCCGCCGTGCCTCTCCGCGAGCCGCTCAAGATCCACGAGGCGATGCGCTA CCTCCTCGCCGGTGGCAAACGCGTCAGGCCCGTCCTCTGCATCGCCGCGTGCGAGCTCGTCGGCGGGGAAGAGTCTCTGGCCATGCCGGCGGCTTGCGCCGTCGAGATGATCCACACCATGTCGCTGATCCACGACGACTTGCCTTGTATGGACAACGACGATCTCCGCCGCGGAAAGCCGACGAACCACAAAGTTTACGGCGAAGACGTGGCGGTCTTGGCCGGAGACGCGCTTCTCTCGTTCGCCTTCGAGCATTTAGCAACTGCCACGAGCTCGGATGTTTCTCCGGCGAGAGTGGTCAGAGCTGTGGGAGAGTTGGCGAAAGCCATCGGCACGGAAGGGCTCGTGGCTGGACAGGTGGTGGATATAAGCAGCGAAGGTTTGGACCTAAACGACGTCGGATTGGATCATCTGGAGTATATACATTTGCATAAAACGGCGGCGTTGCTTGAGGCTTCCGCGGTTTTGGGTGGGATCGTAGGTGGAGGGAGCGATGAAGAGATCGAGAGGCTGAGGAAGTTCGCGAGGTGTATCGGTTTGTTGTTTCAGGTGGTTGATGATATCTTGGACGTCACGAAATCGTCTCAAGAGCTGGGGAAAACCGCTGGGAAAGATTTGATTGCTGATAAGCTGACGTATCCGAAGCTCATGGGTTTGGAGAAATCGAGAGAGTTCGCTGAGAAGTTGAATAGAGAGGCACGTGATCAGCTTTTAGGGTTTGATTCCGACAAGGTTGCTCCTTTGTTGGCTTTGGCTAATTACATTGCCAATAGACAGAACTGA
- the LOC130508265 gene encoding uncharacterized protein LOC130508265, whose translation MMRSALKGSMSLSFNTASSSLFPNWKPSEIRFSNRWGQRKVERSLSHSPDLLDLQCCRKRRGLPSLWEVVCGLAVVWWDLNTCPVPAGVDPRCVRQCIESAVEEERGLTAVTIYAMGNLESISIDLLQNISSSGIILTHAPCGVHDLSEFLVDWRKCPHPPHVIMVISGDYDMIYPPRFQGYNNFVAYPKGVPLAAPLDQLTVFAMEFARVFDKLFVWETLLSDNLASETLLLSDNNNTCDEEPLCICNICNDAFQVCDEFITHLKSDQHRNQSLKQAACIDRYGMPKHFCQVCNHPVYGDSNLLLHNQCEEHKRKLVEKHAQEEEDCESRKTNPELDLFYERNKKQSRKQEEAA comes from the exons ATGATGAGGAGTGCTCTGAAGGGCTCAATGTCGTTGAGTTTCAACACCGCGTCATCATCGCTGTTCCCAAATTGGAAACCCAGCGAGATTCGATTCTCCAACAGATGGGGGCAGCGAAAAGTCGAACGATCTCTCTCCCACTCTCCCGATCTCTTGGATCTTCAATGTTGCAGAAAAAGAAGAGGTCTACCCTCGTTGTGGGAAGTTGTGTGTGGACTAGCGGTAGTGTGGTGGGACCTGAACACGTGTCCTGTTCCGGCTGGTGTAGACCCTCGTTGTGTCCGTCAGTGTATAGAATCTGCCGTGGAGGAGGAGAGGGGTCTTACTGCAGTCACCATCTATGCCATGGGCAACCTAGAATCCATCTCTATTGACCTCTTGCAAAACATCTCTTCCTCTGGAATCATTCTTACTCACGCCCCCTgcg GTGTTCACGACTTATCTGAATTTCTGGTCGACTGGCGTAAATGCCCACATCCTCCACATGTCATAATGGTTATATCGGGTGATTATGATATGATTTATCCTCCGCGTTTTCAgggttataataattttgttgcATATCCAAAAGGTGTTCCCCTAGCTGCCCCTCTTGACCAGCTAACAGTCTTTGCCATGGAGTTTGCCAGAGTGTTTGACAAACTGTTTGTCTGGGAAACTTTATTGAGTGATAATTTGGCAAGTGAAACTTTATTATTGAGTGACAACAACAACACATGTGATGAGGAACCTCTCTGCATTTGCAACATATGCAATGATGCTTTCCAAGTATGTGACGAATTCATCACTCATCTCAAGAGTGATCAGCACAGAAACCAGTCACTTAAGCAAGCAGCATGCATCGACCGCTACGGTATGCCTAAACATTTTTGCCAAGTTTGCAATCATCCCGTCTATGGCGACTCTAACCTCTTACTCCATAACCAATGTGAAGAACATAAACGCAAG CTGGTTGAGAAACATGCTCAAGAAGAGGAGGATTGCGAGAGCAGGAAGACAAATCCAGAATTGGATCTCTTCTACGAGAGAAACAAGAAGCAATCTCGCAAACAAGAAGAGGCAGCCtaa
- the LOC108833831 gene encoding uncharacterized protein LOC108833831, whose product MSLKLNTRILAAPSLFPNSNPRGPTEIRFSNRWGKANADLLSLSLLNQRCRRDQIRCCEKAGGGGGGGGGGGDVSKKTGVWWDLNTCPLPAGFDPRWVRPCIESAVEEEIGFRTEVTIYAMGNLEYISIDLLEKISSSGIILTHSPCDCIAKNPKGLMLFMDDWFDDDFSNRHPPGYVMIISGDQKILDPWRFRSFGHTTFVAFPKGVRLLAPHAELKFIGELFEYVFAKQFVWETLLTDNLAQETLLYTCDYEPHCICYICDDVYEVCDEFITHLKSEEHRKELFLLQEEERCHLLKHLEEEEISLIEAENKKRQEAASARGLCVKEFTDWK is encoded by the exons ATGTCGTTGAAACTCAACACCCGAATTTTGGCGGCGCCATCTCTGTTCCCAAATTCGAACCCAAGAGGACCCACCGAGATTCGATTCTCCAACAGATGGGGCAAAGCTAACGCcgatctcctctctctctctctcttgaatcAACGTTGCAGAAGGGATCAAATTCGTTGTTGCGAGAaggcaggaggaggaggaggaggaggaggaggaggag GTGATGTGTCAAAAAAAACGGGAGTGTGGTGGGACTTGAACACGTGTCCTCTTCCGGCTGGTTTTGACCCTCGTTGGGTCCGTCCGTGTATAGAATCTGCCGTGGAGGAGGAGATTGGTTTTCGTACTGAAGTCACCATCTATGCCATGGGCAACCTAGAATACATCTCTATTGACCTCTTGGAAAAGATCTCTTCCTCTGGGATCATTCTTACTCACTCCCCCTGCG ATTGTATAGCAAAAAACCCCAAAGGCTTAATGTTATTTATGGACGACTGGTTTGATGATGACTTTAGCAACCGACATCCTCCGGGTTACGTAATGATCATCTCGGGTGATCAGAAAATACTTGATCCTTGGCGTTTTCGGAGTTTTGGGCACACTACTTTTGTTGCATTTCCAAAAGGTGTTCGCCTACTTGCACCTCATGCCGAACTAAAATTTATTGGCGAACTGTTTGAGTACGTGTTTGCCAAACAGTTTGTCTGGGAAACTTTATTGACTGATAATTTGGCTCAAGAAACTTTATTATACACATGTGATTACGAACCTCACTGCATTTGCTACATATGCGATGATGTATACGAAGTATGTGACGAATTCATCACTCATCTCAAGAGTGAAGAGCACAGAAAAGAG tTGTTTCTACTTCAAGAAGAGGAAAGATGCCATCTTTTGAAACatttggaagaagaagaaatctctTTGATTGAGGCGGAAAACAAGAAGAGGCAAGAAGCTGCATCCGCACGGGGTCTTTGTGTTAAAGAGTTTACTGACTGGAAATAA
- the LOC108833830 gene encoding calcium uniporter protein 1, mitochondrial, giving the protein MAMRKLLSHRSFNVSKMASQGLMNCRISSSSLAVRTRVPIEPGEATVDPEPGESWLDATMKMPFGETLREKLRENDRIRLDGLLPPMKHAAAAAAEGTEALGLLTVKDAKKLLRAAQIEVVKTKLMETGKSWISYSEFVRLCNDSCLDPAQGPWIAKMLDDSGNVIVLGDYVCLRPDQVTKSIEGLLPLPQIRNPNDPRRKELKELEAIKNVIDEKAHSLVRRELWAGLGYLILQTAGFMRLTFWELSWDVMEPICFYVTSVYFMAGYAFFLRTAKEPSFEGFYESRFEAKQRKLMRSQDFDAGRYDELKKMFNPKPSSAAVSKIFGALHN; this is encoded by the exons aTGGCGATGAGGAAGCTTTTGTCTCATCGTTCGTTCAACGTTTCGAAAATGGCGTCTCAAGGTCTCATGAACTGTCGAATCTCGTCTTCTTCGTTAGCCGTGCGAACCAGGGTTCCTATAGAACCAGGAGAAGCCACCGTTGATCCGGAGCCTGGTGAGTCGTGGTTGGATGCGACCATGAAGATGCCGTTCGGGGAGACTCTGAGGGAGAAGCTTCGAGAAAACGACAGGATTCGATTAGACGGGCTTTTACCTCCGATGAAACACGCGgcagcggcggcggcggaggggACGGAGGCGTTGGGGCTTCTTACTGTGAAAGACGCGAAGAAGTTGCTTAGAGCTGCGCAGATCGAGGTGGTGAAGACGAAGCTGATGGAGACCGGGAAGAGCTGGATCTCTTACTCTGAGTTCGTTCGTCTTTGCAATGACTCTTGTTTGGATCCTGCTCAAGGGCCTTGGATCGCTAAGATGCTTGATGATTCAGGAAACGTCATCGTTTTGGGTGATTACGTTTGCTTAAGACCTGATCag GTAACAAAATCTATCGAGGGCCTGCTTCCTTTACCACAGATCCGTAACCCAAACGACCCAAGAAGAAAGGAGCTGAAAGAGCTAGAAGCTATAAAGAATGTCATTGACGAGAAAGCACATTCGTTGGTGAGAAGAGAGCTTTGGGCTGGTCTTGGTTACTTGATACTCCAAACCGCAGGGTTCATGAGGCTAACGTTCTGGGAACTCTCGTGGGACGTCATGGAGCCAATCTGTTTCTACGTCACATCTGTATATTTCATGGCGGGTTACGCTTTTTTCCTCAGGACAGCGAAAGAGCCGTCCTTTGAAGGGTTTTACGAGAGTAGGTTTGAGGCGAAACAGAGGAAACTGATGAGATCTCAAGATTTTGATGCTGGGAGGTATGATGAGCTGAAGAAGATGTTTAATCCAAAGCCTTCTTCAGCTGCTGTTTCCAAGATTTTTGGAGCTTTACATAACTAA